One window from the genome of Artemia franciscana chromosome 12, ASM3288406v1, whole genome shotgun sequence encodes:
- the LOC136034047 gene encoding zinc finger protein OZF-like → METSILSDITPVKQEVEDISSNDDKNMLGGTHPMLLMKQEAKPFAISTGTSGDCHHDTDSVKLESKIDVDEASSDNGLARICLNKEMNLNCKNEMPSQMYVFAENDVAIHDVLHIGKGPFECDICKECFTSSARLSNHQRTHTREKTFECDICDKTFRKKGNLLIHKRTHTGEKPFECDICGKTFHQKATLFIHQRTHPEEKPFECKICEKIFRRKADLFIHQRTHTGEKPFKCNVCKKCFTYSSVLSDHQKTHIEEKPFECKICDKTFRRKPDLFVHQRTHTGEKPFKCDMCKRCFTQRSGLSQHQRTHSGEKPFECNVCDKTFRQKTNLYVHQRTHTGEKPFECALCKKRFATSSILSRHERTHTGQKLFQCDICKKCLTSNFGLSRHKRIHTGK, encoded by the exons aagTTGAAGATATATCCTCGAATGATGATAAGAATATGCTTGGAGGTACACATCCCATGCTTTTAATGAAACAAGAAGCCAAACCTTTTGCTATTTCTACTGGCACCTCTGGAGATTGTCATCATGATACCGACTCTGTTAAACTGGAGTCGAAAATTGACGTGGATGAAG CGTCCTCTGACAATGGTCTTGCAAGAATATGTctaaacaaagaaatgaatttgAACTGCAAAAATGAGATGCCAAGTCAAATGTATGTATTTGCTGAAAATGATGTGGCAATACACGATGTTTTACATATTGGAAAAGGACCTTTCGAATGTGATATATGTAAGGAATGTTTTACTTCGAGTGCCCGTTTATCCAatcatcaaagaactcatacaagagaaaaaacttttgaatgTGATATATGTGACAAAACATTCCGCAAAAAAGGCAATCTACTTATTCACaaaagaactcatactggagaaaaaccattTGAGTGTGACATATGTGGCAAAACATTCCACCAAAAAGCCACCCtatttattcatcaaagaaCTCACCCTGAAGAAAAACCCTTTGAATGTAAAATATGCGAAAAAATATTCCGCCGAAAAGCCGACCtatttattcatcaaagaactcatactggggaaaaacctttcaaatgtaATGTATGTAAGAAATGCTTTACTTATAGTTCTGTTTTATCTGATCATCAAAAAACTCACATTGAAGAAAAACCCTTTGAATGTAAAATATGTGACAAAACATTTCGCCGAAAACCTGACCTATTTGttcatcaaagaactcatactgggGAAAAGCCTTTCAAATGTGATATGTGTAAGAGGTGTTTTACTCAAAGATCCGGTTTATCCCAACATCAAAGAACTCATTCTGGAGAAAAACCATTCGAATGTAATGTATGTGACAAAACTTTTCGCCAAAAAACCAACCTATATGTccatcaaagaactcatactggagaaaaaccttttgaatgtgCTCTATGTAAGAAACGTTTTGCTACGAGTTCCATTTTATCTCGTCATGAAAGGACTCATACGggacaaaaactttttcaatgtgatatttgtaagaaatgcTTAACTTCAAATTTTGGTTTATCCCGTCATAAAAGAATTCATACTGGAAAATAA